AGATGGCCGCCAGCTTGCGCTGCAGGCCCGCCTTGAGGGCATTCGTCGGATCCAGGCGGTCGATGAGGTGATTGACCAGGTAGGCTTCTTCCTCGGAGAAATAGACCAGCTTGTCGAGGTCGGGGTAGCGGGGCGACATCTTCGCGAGGCGGTAGACGTTGCCGTGGACCTTCTCGACGGCGAAGCCGCAGGCCTTGAACGTATCGATATAGCGGTAGATCGAGCGGTAGGACGTGTCCAGCTTGTCGGCCAGCTCGTCGACGGTGTATTCGACGCTCCCCGACATCAGGGTCATCAGGCGCAGGACGCGCTCGATCTTGGGTTGGTCCATCTACTTGAGGCGCAGGCCGCGCTCGGCGAGCGTGACGGCCTCCACGAGCGTGTCGTCGTCCTTGGCGAGGATGCACAGGATGACGAGGATGCCCTTCTTGAGCTCGATGCACATCATCCGCATCGGGGAATCGTCCTCGGCGATGGCTTCGAAGCCGTAGGCCTTCTTGCCGTTGAACGGCCACTCGATCACGGGATCGAAGTCCTCGGGATCGTCGTCGTCGAAGCCCACGGTGTCGGCGTAGTTGGCGAGGGCCTGGTCGGCCGCCGTCGTGTCTTCCGGCATCGGGCCGACATAGGCGTCGATCAGCGCCTCGTCGGTCTGCTTCTTGTCGTTGGGAAGGTGGCAGGAGAGATGGGTGATCTCCACGCCGGATTCGTCCACGTAGGTGTCCAGGTCGGAGACCCAGCCCTGGGGGAGCTTGATGGAAATGTCGTAGGCCATAATCAGTTCGTTGGTTACTGCAAATGTAGGAAAAATTTGCGAGAGCGCATCAGGCCTTCCTGCGGCGCACGAGGCCCACGTAGATCAGCAGCACCACGTTCATCATCAGCGAGTAGAGGATGGCCGGGATGGCCATCTCCGGATTGTTGAAGATGAAGGGGCTCGTGGCCACGGCGATGGCCTGGGCGGCGTTCTGCATGCCCACCTCGATCACGGTCGTACGCCGCTGCTGGCCGCCCAGGCGGAAGAGCCGCGACAGGCCGGCCGCCGAGCCGGCGGAAAGGACGATGAGGAGCGTGACGCAGAGACCGAGGGTGGCCATGTTGGCGAAGATGGTGCGGTAGTGCTGCAGGAAGAAGACGCTGATCAGCACCATCAGGGCGGGGAAGGCGGCCTTGGACAGGACCCGGTCGATGGCGGCCGCGGCCTTGGGCCGGAAATGGTTGACGCCGATGCCGAGCAGCACGGGGAGCAGCATCAGCAGGAGGTTCTGCTTGAGCAGGTTGCCCACCGGAAGCGTGATCCCGACGGCGGCACCGGCCGCTTCGGTGGCCCACGCCATCACCAGCGGCACGGTCACGAGCGTGATCAGGCTGCTGAGTGCCGTGAGCGTGACGGACAGCGCCACGTCGCCGCCGGCGAGCTTGGAGAAGATATTGGAAGAACTGCCGCCCGGGCAACAGGCGATCAGGATCAATCCGAGGAAGAAAACGGGCGTGAGCCCGAACGCGCGGCCGATGCCGAGCGCGATGAGGGGCAGCAGCACGATCTGGCCGAACAGGGCCAGCAGCACCGCCTTGGGTGCCTTGACCACCCGGGCGAAATCCTGAAGCTTCAGGCAGAGGCCCAGGTCAAACATCAAAACGGTAAGAATCGGTAATACTATCCAGATTGTATTCATAATCAACTCATTAATTGTGTATTACGGAAGCATGGTCCCGCTTCCGTGGAAATGCGGCGCAAAGATACGCGTTATTCTTTACAGATAAAAGCGGAAAAGTGACCGCTTTTTTATAGTTTTGTATGAAAACCAATCTATTATTCTATGCGCAAATTTCTGCTGACGCTGTCTGCCGTGACCATGGCGTTGTGCGGCGTCTCCGCCCAGGACAAACCCTATCTGGAGGACCTGTCGTATTATCTGGAGAACACCTCCGTCTTCGAACAGAATCAGGAGCCCGGACGGGCGTTCCATATCCCGGCCCAGGCCGTCTCCCTGAACGGGAAATGGCGTTTCCAGTATTTCGAATCGCCCTACGACGTGCCCAAGGACTTCTTCCGTCCGTCGTTCAACGACCGGAAATGGTCCTGGATCGAAGTCCCTTCCAATTGGGAAATGCAAGGTTTCGGGCAGGCGGTTTTCCGGAATGTCAGCGCGCCGTTTGCCGTGACCATGCCGGAATCCATCCTGGCGCAGCTGCGCCGGGTTCTGGACGATCCCGAGGCCAGCGAGATGCAGAAAATGATGGCGCGCTACCGGCTGGGCGGGGGCGAAGCGAATCCGTTCGCCGTGCAGATGCCGAACGTCCCGATGGAGACCAATCCCACTGGCGCCTACCGGACCTCGTTC
This Bacteroidales bacterium WCE2004 DNA region includes the following protein-coding sequences:
- a CDS encoding bile acid:Na+ symporter, BASS family (manually curated), with the translated sequence MNTIWIVLPILTVLMFDLGLCLKLQDFARVVKAPKAVLLALFGQIVLLPLIALGIGRAFGLTPVFFLGLILIACCPGGSSSNIFSKLAGGDVALSVTLTALSSLITLVTVPLVMAWATEAAGAAVGITLPVGNLLKQNLLLMLLPVLLGIGVNHFRPKAAAAIDRVLSKAAFPALMVLISVFFLQHYRTIFANMATLGLCVTLLIVLSAGSAAGLSRLFRLGGQQRRTTVIEVGMQNAAQAIAVATSPFIFNNPEMAIPAILYSLMMNVVLLIYVGLVRRRKA